The stretch of DNA ATCCGTATTCATTACCGGTGTTCTCACACCTGAATCCGGCCTGATACAGCTGTTCGCGGTCTTCCTGAGTGATTGGAGGGCCGGAGGTAAACACATTCAGTTTTAACCCGTCCCAGCCATTCTCAAAATATTTTTCCAGATGGTCCCACCCGTATGCAGTAAATTTATCATGCCTACCGTCCGACAGAACAACTTCACGGGTATATTTTACGGCGTTAGAAAAAAGGTTTGCATAGACCTGCGAAATAAGACCGACATCAGCGACAATGCGCACTTCACGATCAGGAACTCCGCCCATACTTAAATCTATCCTGATTCCCCGCTCCTCAAATCTGGATCTATATCGTTCAAGCTGCGGCTCGATTATCTGCTTAAGAAGGTTGCACGGTCTTTTTTCAACGATATACCGTCCTTCTTCAAAATGCCTGCGCCTTAGCAGTGTTTCAAGAAATAGACTTGTCTGCTCGTAATGACTGTGAATTTCATTAAACTGCGAGACTAATCCGGTATACAATGTATTCAGTTCTTTTTTTATTTCTTCAGTTGATTTGTTATCCAGCCCGTCACTAAGCGTCTGAAGGCTTTCAATACGATCCCTAAGCCGATTATAAAACAGCTTAAAATACATATTAGGCACAATAACATTGTGCCCGACATCTTTAACAAGATTGCGGACAAATTCTAAATGATCCTGACTCCTGCGGCGCAAGAGCTTACTGTGCAACTGAAAACCGACCCGGTTAACAAATTTTTCAAAAAACAGAGCCTGATGATCTGAGAGATCATCAAATTTGTAGATCTCATAGCAACCGATGACATCTTCAGCAGGTTTAAACTCAAGTTGACCGATAAGTTCATGATTCCCGCGAATAGGAATAAAAAGATGTCCTGCCGTGAACTCCTTTTCAAGGGGAACGGAGGTGCATACAGGTGATTTGCCTTCTGTCCCTCCGACGGAAATAAATTCGTCCTGCCCGGACGCAATATAAAGTCTGCAATCAACATTAAACAAGACTTTAGGAACGGATGTACACACAGCAAAAAATTCTTCAAGATTATCAAATTCCTGAGCTAAATCAAAAAATATCATTAAGGCCCGTTTCTCTGTTGAAGAAAAACTGTACCCTTTATAATCATCCATTTTTTCGTGAACACGACGCTGTATAATTAACAGCTTTTCCGGTTCGATTTTTGGAATCAGATGTAAGCCTACGCCAAGTGCATCTTTTGTTTTAATTGAATAAACATCAGCACTTTTTTTTGTATCATTCATAACTTATTCCTGCGAATCTATAAAGAAGGATATAAACCAACGCTGTCTTACTATACGGTCCCGAAGTAAAAGGAGCAAGCCGAACTACTCTTTTTTTATGGAACCGCTATACCCGTGTTTACGGCAGATAATTTTTATGAGAATGTCCACCATCCTGATTAACATGGAATGAACATGCCTGAAATTATTCTTATTCAAATATCCGGCGAAGACAAACCCGGACTGACCTCGTCACTGACAGAAGTTCTAGCCGGTTACAGTATCGATATCCTGGATATCGGTCAGTCTGTAATCCACAACCAGCTTGTACTTGGAATTCTGATAAGACTGCCA from Desulfovibrio gilichinskyi encodes:
- a CDS encoding sensor histidine kinase gives rise to the protein MNDTKKSADVYSIKTKDALGVGLHLIPKIEPEKLLIIQRRVHEKMDDYKGYSFSSTEKRALMIFFDLAQEFDNLEEFFAVCTSVPKVLFNVDCRLYIASGQDEFISVGGTEGKSPVCTSVPLEKEFTAGHLFIPIRGNHELIGQLEFKPAEDVIGCYEIYKFDDLSDHQALFFEKFVNRVGFQLHSKLLRRRSQDHLEFVRNLVKDVGHNVIVPNMYFKLFYNRLRDRIESLQTLSDGLDNKSTEEIKKELNTLYTGLVSQFNEIHSHYEQTSLFLETLLRRRHFEEGRYIVEKRPCNLLKQIIEPQLERYRSRFEERGIRIDLSMGGVPDREVRIVADVGLISQVYANLFSNAVKYTREVVLSDGRHDKFTAYGWDHLEKYFENGWDGLKLNVFTSGPPITQEDREQLYQAGFRCENTGNEYGSGHGLFFVRQVVELHGGNVGYESGDRGNNFYFILPFGAE